The window GTCCTCCTCCTTTTTCACCGGAAGAGCTTCCCCTGTTAAGGAAGCCTGATTCACCATGGCTTCCCCGGAAACCACGGCTCCGTCAAAGGGAATGACATTTCCCATATGCACCACTACCTCATCCCCAGGTACAATGGAGGCGGCTTCCACCAGAACTTCCTGTCCGCCGCTTAAAAGCCAGACCCTGCCCACATTTAAAGACATGCTTCTGGCCAGATCTCCAACGGATTTTTTATGGGTCCATTCCTCTAAAAGCTCCCCGATCCCAAGCAGGAACATGACAGAACCTGCTGTTTCCAATTCTCCCCGCACCACAGATACACCGATGGCAACGGCATCTAAGACCGCCACTTCAAGCTTTCTTTTTAGAAGGGACTTGATTCCCCTGATAATATATTTCAAGGACTGGAACCCGATATGGAACATCCTTAAGGGTCCGGGAATGAAAAGCTTCCTTGCCACGCGCATCACCACTCTGCCCACAAGCTTCTCCTGATACATGGCATTCAGCTCACGTCCGGAATGTTCGATCACTCCTGCAGGCACTTTGACAGAATCATATTGAAAACATTTTAAGGCTTCCAGAATTTCCGCTCTGGTGCCAGCGTAGGAGATGACCGCATCTCCGGTGCGCTCATAGACTTTCACTCCGGTCACATTTTTCAAGCTGTGAAGGTAATACAACAAAGTATCGGCTTCCCGGCAGGTCATTCGCGGCTGGGAAAGGCGGACCCGGAGCCTTCCTGATATTTCATGTTTAATGATAAATTTCACATCTGATCCTCCCTACAGAAAACGGGGCCCTTCTCTTCTTCGGCCCCGCTCTCCCATTTTCTTTTGTTCTCTATTAATCCTCGCCACTGCTATCTCCTGCAGTTTCCGCTTCCTCTGCAGCCTCAGCTTCCTTTGCGGTCCGCTCTTCATTGATCTGCTTTGCTTCCGCAAGGATATCCTCTGCGTTTTCCTGAACCAGGGTGGCCGTTTTCATCACACAGTCCTTTGCCCGCAAAACAGCTGCTGTGCAATTAGTGTAGACCTTTTTCGCATCCTTACTGGAAAGAAGCTTGACTCCCGCTGTTCCAAAGAGCACGCCTCCGGCAAAGATTCCTGCCTTTTTAAGCTTTAAAATATCCCACATCTCTCGTATCCTCCTCTGTACTTCCAGATTTTCCCTTTTGTAGTTTCATCATATCAAGCATGCTTTCGCCAGTCAAACATAATTCCATTTATTGATAAAATTTATCAATTATCGACGGTTTTTGTCACCTGATCCCAATGTTTTAATGCCAACGCCCCGATCACCGGATCGTACATCACTCCCAGATTCTTTTCAATTTCTTCATAGCAGTGATCCATGGAATAAGCGCTCCGGTATCCCCGGTCCGATGTCATGGCATCAATGGAATCGCAGATGGCTATAATCCTTGCTCCCAAAGGGATCTCCTCTCCCTTAAGACCTTCCGGATATCCTTTTCCGTCAAAGCGTTCATGATGATACAGGACAATATCCTTCAGTTCCTTTAAATGACGGGACTTGCTTAAAATATCAGCTCCTATTCCGGGATGCCTTTTCATGGCCGCCCACTCTTCTTCGGAAAGCTTTTCCGGCTTATTTAAAACGCAATCAGGAATCCCGATTTTTCCAATGTCATGAAGGTGGGCGGCTATATGTATCTTCTCTATTTCCTTTTTATCAAGCCCTAAAAACTCAGAAAGGGCCAGCGCCATATCGCTCACCCTTTGAGAATGCCCCGCGGTATAGGGGTCTTTGGCATCCAATGCACTCACAATGCATTCGATGATTTCATGATAATCAACGCTGCCTGAACATAATTCTAATTCTGGTCCGCTATCCATACTCTCTATACTCGTTCCTTTAGTTAGTCAATGCTAACTCCATATTAAATGCAATCAGCATTCTCACATTCACAGGGCCTTACTATAATAGAAGATATTTTCTGACCATCTAAATATCCGCAGGCAGTAAGCCCTGCCTGAACCACCTGGTTCCAGTTCTTGGCGGAAAGCTGATAAGTGGTCTCATCGTCTAAAACCACTGTACACGCCTCCTCCATGGGACAGGTATCCGAATAAACGATCTTATACATGTTTTTCCGGCTGATGGCCCCGATTTCTTCCAGGATGTTGACCATCCGGTAGACGGTCGCAGCGCCGATGGTTTCATCCACACCTGATGCTTTATAATAAATCTCCTTACAGCTGGAACATTCATGCTCCAGTATGACATCCAGCAGCGTACAGCGCTGCTTTGTGATCCTGCATCCTCTTTCCTTTAACTTCTCAATGATCAGCTCTTTCTGCATTTTTGTCCTGTGATAGCTTC of the Lacrimispora indolis DSM 755 genome contains:
- a CDS encoding DUF6110 family protein codes for the protein MWDILKLKKAGIFAGGVLFGTAGVKLLSSKDAKKVYTNCTAAVLRAKDCVMKTATLVQENAEDILAEAKQINEERTAKEAEAAEEAETAGDSSGED
- a CDS encoding HD-GYP domain-containing protein — translated: MDSGPELELCSGSVDYHEIIECIVSALDAKDPYTAGHSQRVSDMALALSEFLGLDKKEIEKIHIAAHLHDIGKIGIPDCVLNKPEKLSEEEWAAMKRHPGIGADILSKSRHLKELKDIVLYHHERFDGKGYPEGLKGEEIPLGARIIAICDSIDAMTSDRGYRSAYSMDHCYEEIEKNLGVMYDPVIGALALKHWDQVTKTVDN
- a CDS encoding transcriptional repressor, whose protein sequence is MPDARSYHRTKMQKELIIEKLKERGCRITKQRCTLLDVILEHECSSCKEIYYKASGVDETIGAATVYRMVNILEEIGAISRKNMYKIVYSDTCPMEEACTVVLDDETTYQLSAKNWNQVVQAGLTACGYLDGQKISSIIVRPCECENADCI